ATGAAAAAGGGGCTGCCGAAGCAACCCGATTGTTCAATCATTGCTTGTGATGCAATTTTCAATCTTTAACAACTATGAGAACACGGCAATTTTACGTGCGATAGATTCTGTTAAACGAGATGCTACTTTGGGGACAGCCCATTTAATAATTGGTGTTAACACCGCACCCGATAATCCGCCAGCAAGGACTTCCACCCTACAAGTCATTGTTGTTTTACCATTAACTTCTTCTGAAATAAAGTTGCCGCTTCCTGTAAAATTATCTGATAACCCTTTTAGTTCAAACTTTATATTTGAAGGCTCATTCCATTCGGTAATATCTACTTGCGCTTGTATTGTTTTTTTAATACCTTTCACACTACCTTCAAATGTCCAAATAGATTGCTTGTCATTTATGATTTCATGTTTTTTATAGGCCGGTACTGTCGTTGCCCATTTTTCAAGATCACTGACATAATCCCAAACTGCTTGTACATCTACTGGAATTTCTACTGTATGTGTTCCCGTTGCCATTTTGATTCCCACTTTCATTACGTATGAATTATAAATTTATATTTCTACCAAAATATAATTATTACATAAATGACCTAAACTTACATCAAAAATTAAACATAACTTACCTTCTTCTAGTAATCTTATTATTTGAAGAATTTAAATTTACCATTCCAACACATTCAGGGCCGCTTGGATAAAAAGTCGAATGTTGATTGTTCAACTACGTCATTCGTTCATTAAGAAAAGGCTGCATAATATGCAGCCAACTCCATTACTTAATAGTTAAAGCATTTGGAAGAATAATTTCCAGCATCACTACTGACTTTGAAAAAACAAAGGCGCTAAATTGCGAACATGTTCGTGTGTATCTTCATCTGCTATCCATGCAAAAGCGGTGCAAAAAAGCAATCCTACGCTTCGTTATAGTTGTTAATCCTTATATAAGGGACGAATTCCACGAACACCATCAACAGCCACACATAGTTCCATGCCAAACAAGAAAAGGACACTCACAATATAGATCCAAAACGTTACCAGTGTTGTAAAAGCCAGTGTCCCATAAATCAATTCATAATTTCCTAAATGATGTGTATAAACAACAAACAACTGGCGTGCAATATAGACGCCTATTGTAACCACAGTCGCCCCTGTCAACAAAGCTTGCGTAGAGAGGGTTGCCGAAGGTAGAATCCTATAGCAGAGAAAACAGGTTAAAAACATAACGAACAAGAAGATCATCTGTGACATGGTATGCACAATGCGAATCCACTCAAAGCCATCCATATTTGCGATACTCGTGGCAATTTCGGGTGATACTGCCGATACAAGCGAAGACACAAGGATCAGTACAAGCAAAAATCCCAGCATCACGAATCCCATCACGTACTGCTTAATAAAGGACCGATGTTTACGCAATTCGCAGATGGTGTCGAGCGTCGTTTGTAAAGACAGGAAGCCACCAACAGACGCCAACAGCAGTCCACCTATGCCCATCACTCCTACCGCAGTGCGAAATTGTGTTAGATGATCGATGGTGGTCGTGACAAATGATTTGCCACTCGGCAAAGAAGGGATAAATGATTGAAACAGAGAGTCGAGGAACTGCTCAACAGCTGTCCCATCAATAAACAAAGACGCAAAAAAAATCAACAGCAACGTAAGAGGGATCGTCGAAGCAAATCCGAAATAGGCAATGATGGAACCCAAATACATAATATTATGATGTAAGCTACCCTGAATTAGAATTTTGAAAAACTTTTTTACCGTCTGCATCTGCGACAAACCTTCCCTAGTATTCTGTTTATATAGTTTGTGCGTACAGGTCCCAAACAATGCAGAGGGAAGTCAGGAAAAATGTGTAATTCGTAAAAGAAGGATAACCTTCCTAGATCGGTATCAACCCTGTGAATTTTACAAGCCATAGCAGTAGGAATATGCACTGGGTTGTTTTTTCCAAGCTTTTGAACTCACATAGTTATGCCACTTAGTTATTAAATAATGGAGAACTTTTATTCCATTTACCATAATCCGAGCACTCTCTTAATGTCCCATTAAGTAGAATTGGTCGAATGATCGTAGTTTTTTAAGGAAAAATTACCTGTTATTGATTATGGTATTTAACCCAACCTATTTATGGAGGTGAAAATAATGGATAATAGAAATCCTATTGAGTATACGGGGAAAGTCCTTGATAAAAGAAATGACCTGACTGGTCCTGATGATGAAGGAAAAAGACCATATCCAATAAGACCAAAACAAGTATCTATTCAGCAATCAAATAGGAAAAATGTGTAATAGACCGAAGAAAACTTTAAAATACTATGGTTAAAATCGTATTATTATGCTGCTTATGTGGCAGCTACTTTTTTCACTAAGCTGCCACGTTACATTATAGAGAAAAAAAGCATTACCGTTGTTCCAGTAATGCATCTGTAAATAAGAATAGAATGAAAATTTTTCCTTGAGTTAAATCAATAAGTATTCTCACAATCGCACACATATATATACAATAGTTATAATTAAAGCAGCTTTACTAAATTTGAATGATTACCTCCATATTTGAAAATCATCAATCATTTCTTTAAGTTGCAACATTCTTCTAGGTCTGTTGGATATTCAAGGTCACAAACCACCCAATAGATATTTACGCCTTTTCCCTAAATAAATCCACCATTTGCGCGAATTGTTTGTCCTGTCACCCACTGCGACTCTTCGCTCGCAAGAAAACGGACGACTGCTGCGATGTCCTCGGCCTCCCCAAGACGCCCGAACGCGTTCATGTTGGCAAGCCCTTGGATTTGTTCCTGCGTTTTACCAACCGTGAAAAGCTCGGTATTGACAGGGCCCGGCGCTACAGCATTAATCGTAATACCTTTCTTTCCAAGCTCCTTCGCCAATTGACGTGAAAACTGTTCCACCGCCCCTTTGGAGCCAGCGTACAAACTGTAGGCTGGGAACATCTGCCCCGCCACTGAAGTGGAGAAGTTGATGATGCGGCCGTTCGGACTTACATGCTTGGCCGCAAGTTGACATGAAAAATACGTTCCTTTCACATTAATCGAGAACAGCCTGTCATAGTCCTCTTCCGTGATCTCGACAATCGGTTTGGTAATAATGACCCCCGCGTTATTAACAACAATATCAAGCTTTCCAAAGGTCGTAATCGATTCTTTGTATAGTCTCTGCAGATCGCTCAAACGGCTGATATCGGCCTGGACCGCCACCGCTTCTCCACCGTCTTTTTTAATGGACTGTACGACCTCGTCGGCTTGCACCGCACTGCTCGCAAAATTTACGACCACCTTTGCGCCATGTTGTGCCAGATCTTCGGCTATTCTCCTGCCGATTCCTCGGGAAGCGCCAGTGATTAAAGCGACTTTTCCAGCAAGCTTCTTTTCCATTCCTGCCATCTCCTTTTACGGATTCTTAAAAATGATAATGGGATACGTTTATGCAAACGGGTAGTCCATCACTACGATCCCTTCCACCAATGGACCGATTCGCTGTAACAAATTCTGATGCAGAGGATGTTGGATATAATCCCTGCAAGCCTGCTGATTTTCAAAGGTTACCCGAATTCCTAATGTATAACCTTGTTTATGCTCCACTTCTTCCGATACGTTAATTCCGGCGCTAAGGTCTACAATACCCGGAATCGTCTCCTTGAATGTATGGACAAGCTTCACCGCTTCTTCTTGTTCATAGATTGTAACTTTAGACCCTAGTTTTAATATAACGATATGTTCATACATAATCGTATCCTCCTGCTTCTTGTTTGTGATGTTTATTTTGGTTCGAATGGCCATGAACAGGTTCAATCGCTGACCTCTGCCCCATTCCATTCTTGCTTTCATCCCGAAGGATGATATAATCCAGTGTATACGGACCCGACAAAGCTAGGAAGAGATCTGGTTATCGTAGGATTGGGAATCCTACTTTCATCATTCAATAGGAGGTATGATAATCATGTCGATTAAGCTGGATCGTTATGAGGAATTAGCCCGTTTTTTGCGCATCCGCCGGGAACGGATTTCCCCTAAGCAAGTGGGATTGCCGGAGTCCGGACGCAGACGCACGCCTGGACTTCGCCGCGGTGAGGTTGCCTTGTTGGCGGACGTTGGATTGGATTGGTATACCTATTTGGAACAAGGCCGCCATATCAACGTATCCACTGAGGTCCTTGAGCGTATAGCCGTTGCGCTTAGGCTAGATGAATCGGAACGCAAGCATCTGTTTTTTCTTGCACGCAAACAACTCCCTTTAGTAGAAACGAAGATATCTGGCCAGGTGAGCCAGGCGCTTCAAAGTTTTTTAGATAGCCAAAACACTTCCCCGGCGAATGTTATGGATGCACGCATGAACATCATTGCCTGGAATGAGGCCTACTGCGCATTGAACGGGGATCTCTCCATTTTATCGGACAAAGAGCGAAATTTTGTTTGGATGACCTTTACTTCTCCCCGTTTTCGCTACATCAAGGGCGACCAATGGGAACTGCATGCGCGCCGGATAGCTGCAAAATTCCATGCAGGCTATGCACGTCACGTCGACGACCCTTGGTGGTCTGAACAGTTCGAAGAGCTATGCAAAGCCAGTCCTGAATTCCAGGAATTTTGGGAGTCTCATGAGGTTCTCGACGCCATTGATGCCACAAAGTCACTTCGTTGTCCGAATCTCGGGATTTTAAATTTCGATCATGTATCGTTTCAGTATTTGGAGGATCCAAGCTTAACGGTTTCGATCCATGTTCCCCACAGGGATGGTACGGTGGAAAAAATGCAGCAGATGTTAAGCGATTATCATCTTGGGCATTCGAGACAATCTGTAACTTCAACTTGATTATTTTCCACAAGTTGAATAAACGGGCGACAAACAAAGAAACACTGTCCAAGTAACAGGTTTTGTTTTTGCATTAAAAAAGGGGGATTCAAATCGTATCTGATTTGAATCCCCCTTTTTTTGATATCTAGGTGTTTTTCTAATAAATATAGTAAGGTAAATCGTATATAAAAAAGTACTGTAGAAGAAGTTTCTTTACCAACAAAAATTAATTCCCGTATCTAGGATCACGAGGGTCCGTACTTAGTGTTGGGGGATATGGTTTAGCCCCCAATCTACTCTATAGACGGAAAAATTTCGCTTAATTAGTAATTATAAATAACAATGACTTAAATAGACGAGAGATTCCGCCTATTGACTTAAAAAATGCGAAAACGGGGGATTTTACTTAGTTTAATCGGAAAATCTCCCCTTATATACCCCCAAAACGAGCTCCGTCTGCAACTAACCGAAAAATCTCCGCTTATTTTTTTGATGTTTTTTTATGCGATAATTCATATGCGAATTGGACTACTAATTTTGTGTTATTAAATGTTTTATAGTCGAAAACAGAAATCGTTAACCTATTTTAAGTTACTCTTTTTCTCCTCATCCATTGGGTTGCTGCCCACTTTTCTCCCTTGATCACAGGTGCACCGCTATGTAAGGTTAACTCGTTTAATGTTTGATCTTGGTAGAAATATTCGAAGTATACCGCCATCCCCTTTTGCGGGCTTACGGACAAATTCAGTTTAGGAAATAATGTCTCTCCACCTTCCTCAACCTCATTTAAATACATGATGAGTGTACTGATCCTGGAATTGTTCACTGCCTTATTTTCCGATGAGAAATAATCAAAATGAGCTCTATATTCTTGACCTTTTTTATAATGAAGAACCTGGATGCCTTCTCCATGGTCAACAGGTATATTCATGATCTGGGAAATTCTTTTTTCGATTCTTGCAATTTCTTCATTTTCACCTTCTTGAAAAAACATACTGCTGCTTGTTCTGAGTTCATTTTCGATCCGAGTACTTCCGATTTTTGAACGCCGCAGCCGATCCATTGATAACCGAATAAGTGCATCACATTCTTTATCACTTAAAACATTTCCCAAAATGACGATTAATGGTTCTTCTACTTTGGCGATAATATTAATTTCGCGATCATCCGTTTTTATTTTATTTCCCATGTGTTGAAAAATCGTCTGTTCTTTCCACACTGATTCTTTAGGATTTAATGTCAATCACCATCACCCTCTAATCGTTAACTTTCTCCATTTTATTAATCTATTTCATAAAAAATACTAAAAATCACTTGAATAGTATTCGTTAAAATTCTTTATTTGGAATATCCCTTTTCCTCATTATTTTTTAATTATATAGATAGAATTGTTATACTAATGGCATCAACCTACAAAAGGAGATATTTTAGATGGATTTGCAGTTAATAGGTAAAAATGTATTAATTACCGGAGGTTCAAAGGGTATCGGAAAAGCGATTGCCAAGGTATTTGTTGAAGAAGGGGCAAATGTTACGATCACTGCCCGTCATCTTGATTATTTAAAACAGGCAAAAACAGATTTGGGTGGACAAATTTCTATTTATCAAGCCGACCTAACCATTTCAGCGGAACGAGAAAACTTGATTCATACGTTTATGGAGAAAAACGGAACGATGGATGTGCTCATCAATAATGCCGGTGGAAGCAATGGCGGCAAGGTGACCGAAACAGAAATGGATCTTTTTTATCAGGCAATGGAGTTGAATTATTTTTCTGCAGTTCATTTAAGTAAATTAGCGATAGAGCATATGAAAAAACAGCGTTCAGGATCGATCATTAATATTACCTCAATTTATGGAAGGGAAAGCGGCGGAAAAGTTACCTACAATAATGCTAAATCTGCACTCATCAGCTTTACGAAATCTCTGGCCGACGAAGTGATTTCTGATGGGATCAGGGTGAATAGCATTGCACCCGGCAGTATTTTGCACGAGACTGGTAATTGGCTGAGACGAATGAAGGAAAATCCAGAGGGAATCAATGAATTTATTAAAAAGGAAATCCCAGCTGGCCGCTTCGGAACTCCTGAAGAAATCGCAAATGTTGCCGCATTCTTGGCTTCTGATAAGGCTTCCTGGATTGTCGGGGCCAGCATAAACGTGGATGGCGGACAATCGAAGATGAATTTTTAATCTAGCTCTTAGATTGGAACAAAGCTACAAGATGTTTTTCAACGGAAAAAGTTCTTCTTGAAAGAAAAAGTGATAAGCATCTTGTGGATCCCTAATATTGACTATTGTTACTTATCGTCGTTTAGCTACTACATAATAGACCATTCTTAAGAAATTAGAGTTACTTGCTCAACCCTTTCACAACATCTCTCTTTTTTATAAAAATCATAATTCTCTAGAAATCGATTGATTGCACATCATTCGCAAACTAAAATAGTTCATTAAAAAGAAAACTAACAAAATCAAAGAAAATACAAATATCATCCACAACACTTGACTTGGGATATAGCGGTCCATTGCGTATCCAATAACAAATGGGAATACAGCTCCTCCCATTCCAGCAAATGCTGTGATCGCACTTGTAACCGTACGCTCCATTCCTGGAAAAGTATGATTAGCATAAACCATTGTGACGGAATAAACAGCTGACATGCCTAAACCCAATCCAAATACTGTAAGGTATGAAAGGCTCAATGAATTCATCTGAGTCAGCAGAAAAATAAAGACGAGGCCTAATACGATACTGCCAAATAAATACCGTTCGTAGCTGACGCGACGGACGATGATACTAATAGCAAGACGGCCGCAAAGCATAGCGATCCAAAATACGGATGTACTAAGCGAGGCAAAGTAAGGACTGCTATTTATTTTTTTCGAGAAAATGCTGGGAAGGAAACTATTGATACTTCCCTCTATCCCCACATAAATAAAAATAATCAAAAGAAACAACACAAGTATACTATATTTTGATATTGGTCCCTTGAAAATAGGCGCTGCAGCTGTACGCGCATCCATTGGTCCCTCTTCCTCTGAGGATTGTAAGGAGACGGACACAGTTTGCCACACAATGGCTAAAATAAGGGCAAATAAACCTACTAGCAATGGCGAAAAACGCCACCAATGAACAGCAATGAGAATACTAGCAATCGATGGCATTAGTAGTGCTCCAGCACCAAATGCTACTTCCAACCGGCTCATATAGATGGCTCGCCGCCCTTCAAATAGTTCCATCACATAGGAGGCAACAGCCGTCTCTAGAGACGATGCCCCGATTCCATTCAAAACAACAAGTAATCCCAGAAAATAAAAGTTAGGTAAAAATAAAATCCCTGTCTGAGCTACAGTAACCATAAGTCCAGCCACAGTAAGGATCAGTCGATAGTGATACTTTGTCATAAAGCTTGCAGTGAGAGGAACACCTACAATAAATCCAATGGATTGGAGAAGGATCAGAAGTCCTCCAGAGGTATAAGAAGTATGATAGTAAGCAAGTAACTCAGGCATTATTGCCCCAAAAAACACGCTCGTAATTCCACCTAAAAAATACATGCCATAAGATGCCCACAGAAAACGATTCAAACAAACCTCCCCTTTAACAATCGAGTTAATGGAATTTTACTTAATCTACGATCTTAAATCTTTGAATGGTCCTTGTTTAGCAAAATATTGATCTATTATTTCTAATACACCATTTTCATTATTAGAAGGTGCTAAATACTTTGCTTCATTTTTTACTTCGTCGCTCCCATTTTTCATCGCAAACCCATACTTTACATGCTTTAGCATTTCCATATCATTGCCCCCGTCGCCGAATGCCATCGTTTCTTCATCTTTTATATTCCATTTTTCTTGTAACAATTGGATACCAGATGCTTTATGAAAACCTGGAACAATCAAATCGATACTCCCATGTCCACTTGATACAGGTGTTACTAAATCTCCAATTCTACTATGAAGCAAATCCCTTAATTGCAGCGTTTCGTCATCTGGGCATGATAAGGCAAATTTTAAAATTTGATCATGAATACCATCGAAACTTGGTACCTTCTGTAATCGGTGATAATACTTTTTCATGGTTTCATAAAATTTATCCGTCACATTTTCTAGAACATAGGCACTTTCTTTTCCACATAACACCATTGAAAATTTTTGATGTGTTACCAATTCTTCTAAAACGAGTTTTACATTCTTTTTAGGAATATCAACAGAGAATAGTTCCTTCCCATGTTCCACAATAAAAGCGCCATTTTCAGAAACATAACTAAGTTCATCTTGGATATCACCGAAGAATGATTTTAGCTGATAATATTGATTCCCACTTGCAACAACAAATCGAATTCCCTGCTCTTTCATTTTTACATATTGTTTTAAAAAACGCTTACCATCATATTTCTTTTGATCATTAAGAAAAGTCCCATCCATATCTACTGCGATAAGTTTGATTGTCATGCCGGTTCCTCCTTCACTTTGTTTACAACAGTTGGAAGGGAAACTCCTGTTAAAGTTCCCCTTTTATATTGAATTCATTATGTTTTACCTGCTTGTTCCGTCCATCATGAGATCAAATCCAAGACTTTGTAATCCATATAAATAATCCTGTTTCCAATCACTCGTTGTAAGTTCTGGAAGATGTTCGGCCGGGATATATTTCGAACTGCAAATGGCGATCTTTTCTATGATCTCTTTTTCAACTTCGTCATGACAAAAAATAACTTTATGAGGATTAATGATCGCTGCAAATGAAGCGATTAACCTGCTAAAGGCATCAATCTCATATTCTTCACATATAATAGCTTTTTTCGGATTATTGCCATTTTCCAAAGCTTGTCGAAAATTTCGGTCATCATACTGTGGAACAAATGAAACTTCTCCTGAAAAATGGGTACTTCCCCGCACTACCACTCCATTTACCATAATTCCAGCTCCTGGGCCATTTTGGCCTGAATATAAATAAATTAGGGACTTATCTTTCTTTTTTTCATGTCGATCGTGATATCCTAGTACTGCCGCATTCATATCATTCTCTAATACAACTGAGATAGAGAAACGATTTTCCAAGAAACCCTTCAAGTCAAAGTTTTGAAGGTGTTCATAATCTGGTATATAAATAATCTGCCCGTTCTTAACGGCACCAGGTACACCGATGGCTATAGAACTAATTTTCGGATATTGCTTCATGATCTCTTGGATACAATTGGTTAATAATGTTAAATCAACATCTTCTAATACACCGGGAGTCTTTCCTGCATCCTTTATTTCTCCTATACAGTTAAACACGATATAATTCGTCTCTGTTCGCTCTAAAAAAATGGCCAATCCTAACCTATACTCCGGATTGTATATATATCGTTTTGCCCTTCTACCTCCGCTGGAATCATCAAGTCCCATTAAGAGAAGTTCCCCATCCTTTTCCATCTGTAGTAAGAATTTACTTATTGTTGGAAAACTAATCCCTAACCGATCGCTAAGTTCAACAATAGTTGCACTTCCAAGCTCTAAAAGAGCTGTACGGATCCCGCGAAGGATGTCTTTTTTCATCGTCTTTGGAGTTGATTTCACTATAGTCACCACCTAATAAAACAGACTTATTAAAGAAGTTTAATAAGTCTTCAACAAAAAACTTATTAAATTTCTTTAATAAGTGATAGTGATAACATACCATATCAAATGGCCGAAAGCAATGGATTTATAAATCAAATAATTTAAATATTATGTCTATTTTCAAGAGATCAAAATTCATGTTTCAACCTCATCATCCAAAGCTGTTCATTTGAACCAGTGGTGTCCCTTAAAGTGCCATTAAATGGCTTAAACCAATTCAAACATTCATCTCCTTATGTAAAAATTGTTTTTTAGATGAAGAGTTTGCGATCAAAACACCAGTTAAAATCAGCAGCGCTCCTAAATACCCTTTCACTCCCATATTTTCATGCAAGAAGATGAAGGAAAATATGGCAGAAAAAATCGGTTCGAGCGAAAACAGAAATCCAGTGCTTTCAGGGGTCGTGTGCTTTTGAGCAACTGGCTGCATGACAAAGCCATATGCAGAACATATGAGTGCAAGCCCAAGTATGGAAATCCATTGAACCACTTCATGCGGAAGAACCGGTGTTTCAAACACAAATGTGCCAACGGCCGCATAAAGGCATGCAAATCCGAGTTGAAAAATTCCCAGTTGTAAGGCATCCACTTTACGAGAAAAGTAGTTTGTTAAAATGATGTGCAGCGCATAAAGGAATGCTGATATCAAACAATTTAGCGAGCTTAATGCAAAGGAAAAACCATCCCCTATTGTAAGAATAGCTAAACCAGCCATTACAATCATAACTCCTAATATAATTTTACTACTAGGCCATTTTCGTGTAATGAATATCTGCATAATCGGCACTAAAATAACTGTTGTACTTGTCAAAAAACCTGCTGAGGAAGCAGTCGTATTTTTCATACCAATCAAAAGAGCTATGAAAATACCGAATAGAATGGCTCCAAGCATCGCACTGCATTTCAATGTTTTCGCATCAACACGAATGATTTTTTTACTAAAAATCGCCAGCATGACGATAAAGGCAATTCCAAAGCGTAATGCCACAATTGTTAATGGAGAGAGCGTGTCGATACAGAGTTTCATAAAAATATAAGAGGTTCCCCACCCTATAGAGACTGTAGCTAAAATCATGTTTGCTTGTTTTTGAGTCATCTTGTATGCGCCTTTCTATTTATATTTTAGATTGGCAATATCGTAACACCTGCATTTACATTAGTAAAACGAATATTTATAATGGAACTATTAGTAATTCTAATGTAAAGGAAACGAATGAGAATGAATTCGTACTATGCTTTTATCAAAGCTATCGAAACAGGGAGTTTTACCAAAGCTGCTGAAGAACTGGGATATACTCAGTCCGCTATTAGCCAAATGGTACATTCGTTAGAAGAAGAGCTTTCTACTACTCTTATTAAACGCTCGCGAACAGGCATTACTTTGACACCAGATGGCGAGGAATTTTTGCCTTTTATACGAAATATTTATAATTCACATCGGGAGCTGCTGGAAAAGCAGAAAGAAATGAAAGGACTGCAAAGCGGGCTGATTCGAATAGGGACATTTTCTAGTGTTTCCTGTCATTGGATGCCAGAATTAATGAGAGATTTTAAGGAACATTATCCTGCTGTTCATTTCGAATTACATCAAGGGAATTATACGGATATTTCTAAGTGGATTCATGAAGGGAAGGTCGACTTTGGCTTTGTGAACCCAAAAGCTGTATCAAAGCTATCTACAGTACCCCTAGAGGAAGATGAAATGCTTGCTGTCTTGCCAGCAGCACATCCCTTAGCAAATCAAGACAAAGTCTCACTTAAAGAATTGACGACTGAGCCTTACATTCTTTTAAATGAGGGAGAAATAAGTGAACCATTAACAATTTTTAATCAACACAACTTTGAACCTAATATACAATACCGTGTATATGATGACTACACAATTATGTCCATGATTGAGCAAGGACTTGGCATTTCTATATTACCGAAACTCGTCTTAAGCAGGTGTCCCTATCATATTGTCACAAAATCCATTTCTCCAGCAGTTGTTCGTACCATCAGTCTGGCATACAAGGACAAAAGGATATTGCCAATAGCCAGCAGATTTTTTATTGACTTTATTGTTGAAAAGTATCGTAATCCCTTCGAAAATAAATAAATTCATGCACATTTAAATGACTTGAAATTGACAAATAATCAACAAAAGACATTCTTTTAGTGAATGTCTTTTTGGTGATCCTATCAGCTTTAATTTCTTCTGCTTCAATCAATACACTTATAAAGTATAGTGCTGAATTTTAACGAGTCAAGGAATAAAAAATAATGGACAGATTAGCAAGTACAAATTCGGAATCCGGAAATATTCCCCAACTCTATATTTATAAAGCCTACGGTATCAGCACTTTTGGTTAATGCATGTTAATTTTCATTGATTGAATCATAAATAATACTTATTGCATCATCTAGCTCAGTTTGACTCATCGCTAAAACGGGTATAAATGTCAATACTTGATCTAGCTGACGGACTATAAGACCTTTATTACGTGCAGACATGACAATGTTATCAAGCTTATTTTCTTCCATTGGGAAAGAAGCCTTCGTTTTTTTATTTTTTACAATCTCTATACCGACCATTAATCCTCGTTGACGAATGTCCCCTACAATCTCAAGCTTATATAAAGATTGTAACCGCTCGCTAACGAAAGCAGCATTTGATTGCACCTTTTCTAGTAATGCTATTTCCTCTATTAACTCAATATTCTTTAAAGCGACTGAACAGCTTAATTGATTACCAGTATAGGTGTGACCATGGTAAAAAGTTTTATGCTCCTTTTTTTCTCCTAAAAAAGCATCAAAAATCTTTTGATTCGTCATTGTTGCGGCAAGAGGCATGTACCCACCGGTAATTCCTTTTCCCAAACACAAAATATCTGGTACAACTTCTTCTTGTTCACAAGCAAACATAGTTCCAGTTCGCCCAAAACCAACGGCGACTTCATCACAAATTAAGAGAACATTATATTTCTTGCAAAGCCTCTCGACCCCTTTTAAGAAACCTGATGGATGAGTAATAATACCAGCTGCCCCCTGAACGAGAGGCTCAATGATGACTCCCGCCATTTCATCGCCTTTTTCTTGAAGTAACCTTTCCAATCTTTGAAGGCAGTATTCCATTACCTCATGACTTGTACCGTATTCTGTCATTCGGTAGGTATAAGGTGTTGGCAAAGAAACACGTTTAAATAGTAATGGTTCAAAGATCCTGTGATACAGCTCCATACCGCCAACGCTTACAGAGCCAATGGTATCTCCATGATAGGCTTCGTCTAATGAGATAAACGTGTGTTTTTCTTTAAATCTTACCGGATCGATGTTTTTCCAATATTGATAGGCTATTTTT
Above is a genomic segment from Neobacillus endophyticus containing:
- a CDS encoding MFS transporter, translated to MNRFLWASYGMYFLGGITSVFFGAIMPELLAYYHTSYTSGGLLILLQSIGFIVGVPLTASFMTKYHYRLILTVAGLMVTVAQTGILFLPNFYFLGLLVVLNGIGASSLETAVASYVMELFEGRRAIYMSRLEVAFGAGALLMPSIASILIAVHWWRFSPLLVGLFALILAIVWQTVSVSLQSSEEEGPMDARTAAAPIFKGPISKYSILVLFLLIIFIYVGIEGSINSFLPSIFSKKINSSPYFASLSTSVFWIAMLCGRLAISIIVRRVSYERYLFGSIVLGLVFIFLLTQMNSLSLSYLTVFGLGLGMSAVYSVTMVYANHTFPGMERTVTSAITAFAGMGGAVFPFVIGYAMDRYIPSQVLWMIFVFSLILLVFFLMNYFSLRMMCNQSISREL
- a CDS encoding Cof-type HAD-IIB family hydrolase, which codes for MTIKLIAVDMDGTFLNDQKKYDGKRFLKQYVKMKEQGIRFVVASGNQYYQLKSFFGDIQDELSYVSENGAFIVEHGKELFSVDIPKKNVKLVLEELVTHQKFSMVLCGKESAYVLENVTDKFYETMKKYYHRLQKVPSFDGIHDQILKFALSCPDDETLQLRDLLHSRIGDLVTPVSSGHGSIDLIVPGFHKASGIQLLQEKWNIKDEETMAFGDGGNDMEMLKHVKYGFAMKNGSDEVKNEAKYLAPSNNENGVLEIIDQYFAKQGPFKDLRS
- a CDS encoding ROK family transcriptional regulator yields the protein MKKDILRGIRTALLELGSATIVELSDRLGISFPTISKFLLQMEKDGELLLMGLDDSSGGRRAKRYIYNPEYRLGLAIFLERTETNYIVFNCIGEIKDAGKTPGVLEDVDLTLLTNCIQEIMKQYPKISSIAIGVPGAVKNGQIIYIPDYEHLQNFDLKGFLENRFSISVVLENDMNAAVLGYHDRHEKKKDKSLIYLYSGQNGPGAGIMVNGVVVRGSTHFSGEVSFVPQYDDRNFRQALENGNNPKKAIICEEYEIDAFSRLIASFAAIINPHKVIFCHDEVEKEIIEKIAICSSKYIPAEHLPELTTSDWKQDYLYGLQSLGFDLMMDGTSR
- a CDS encoding DMT family transporter, which translates into the protein MTQKQANMILATVSIGWGTSYIFMKLCIDTLSPLTIVALRFGIAFIVMLAIFSKKIIRVDAKTLKCSAMLGAILFGIFIALLIGMKNTTASSAGFLTSTTVILVPIMQIFITRKWPSSKIILGVMIVMAGLAILTIGDGFSFALSSLNCLISAFLYALHIILTNYFSRKVDALQLGIFQLGFACLYAAVGTFVFETPVLPHEVVQWISILGLALICSAYGFVMQPVAQKHTTPESTGFLFSLEPIFSAIFSFIFLHENMGVKGYLGALLILTGVLIANSSSKKQFLHKEMNV
- a CDS encoding LysR family transcriptional regulator yields the protein MNSYYAFIKAIETGSFTKAAEELGYTQSAISQMVHSLEEELSTTLIKRSRTGITLTPDGEEFLPFIRNIYNSHRELLEKQKEMKGLQSGLIRIGTFSSVSCHWMPELMRDFKEHYPAVHFELHQGNYTDISKWIHEGKVDFGFVNPKAVSKLSTVPLEEDEMLAVLPAAHPLANQDKVSLKELTTEPYILLNEGEISEPLTIFNQHNFEPNIQYRVYDDYTIMSMIEQGLGISILPKLVLSRCPYHIVTKSISPAVVRTISLAYKDKRILPIASRFFIDFIVEKYRNPFENK
- the bioA gene encoding adenosylmethionine--8-amino-7-oxononanoate transaminase, translating into MQLTNQQELECWDKEYIWHPFTQMKIYQQKKPLIIEKGQGSYLFDIEGNKYLDGYASLWVNVHGHNVPELNEALMNQVQKIAHSTLLGSANVPSILLAKKLAEITPGNLCKVFYSDTGSASVEIALKIAYQYWKNIDPVRFKEKHTFISLDEAYHGDTIGSVSVGGMELYHRIFEPLLFKRVSLPTPYTYRMTEYGTSHEVMEYCLQRLERLLQEKGDEMAGVIIEPLVQGAAGIITHPSGFLKGVERLCKKYNVLLICDEVAVGFGRTGTMFACEQEEVVPDILCLGKGITGGYMPLAATMTNQKIFDAFLGEKKEHKTFYHGHTYTGNQLSCSVALKNIELIEEIALLEKVQSNAAFVSERLQSLYKLEIVGDIRQRGLMVGIEIVKNKKTKASFPMEENKLDNIVMSARNKGLIVRQLDQVLTFIPVLAMSQTELDDAISIIYDSINEN